From Anaplasma ovis str. Haibei:
GGCGCAATATTTCAAGGAAAATATCTAGTACTGCAGTGGTGTGCCAACTTTGGCTGTATTGGCCTAAGATGCACGCATCATTGCTTCAATTGGTTTTCTTGCGCCAGCAATTATCTCAGCGCTCATTGTTATCTCTGGTAGCTCATCCGTGATGCACTTGTAGAGCTTTTCCAAAGTATTGAGCCGCATGTACGGACACTTGCTACACGATTCGCAACCCTGGGCGGAATCAACCACATAAAATTCGCTTCCCGGAGATGCTTTTTTCATCTGGTGTACCAACCCCTCTTCAGTCAGTACAATAAACTTAGAACCGGGATGAGCGGCAGAGTAGCGCAATAGGTGTGTAGTAGAGCCTATGCAGTGGGCGTACTTCAGTAAATTACCAGGACATTCCGGATGCGCAATTATGTGAGCATCTTTGTATCTTGTGGATAAATCAATCAGGTTGGCTTCTGAGAAGTTTTCATGCACAACACAGCTCCCGTGCCACAACAGCATGTCTCTCCCCGTTTCCTTCTTGAGGAATTCTCCCAAAAATCGGTCAGGAGCAAACAGTATTTTTTGGTCTTTGGGAACGTCATTGATTATCTTAA
This genomic window contains:
- the nadA gene encoding quinolinate synthase NadA, with translation MFSDYRDLSCEIRDISKKKNAVILAHYYQDEEIQEIADFVGDSLELSKKAASTDAEIIVFCGVFFMAEVAKILNPNKRVIMPDINAGCSLAESCRAEDFKKFRHAHEDCFAITYINSSAEVKYHSDIICTSSNAVKIINDVPKDQKILFAPDRFLGEFLKKETGRDMLLWHGSCVVHENFSEANLIDLSTRYKDAHIIAHPECPGNLLKYAHCIGSTTHLLRYSAAHPGSKFIVLTEEGLVHQMKKASPGSEFYVVDSAQGCESCSKCPYMRLNTLEKLYKCITDELPEITMSAEIIAGARKPIEAMMRAS